The Bacteroidota bacterium genome has a segment encoding these proteins:
- the rpmI gene encoding 50S ribosomal protein L35: MPKMKTKSGAKKRFSFTGTGKLKRKHAFKSHILTKKSKKRKRNLGYFTIVDKTDAGKVKQMLVR; the protein is encoded by the coding sequence ATGCCAAAGATGAAGACGAAATCCGGTGCCAAGAAACGATTTTCTTTCACCGGTACCGGCAAGCTGAAAAGGAAACATGCTTTCAAGAGCCACATCCTGACAAAGAAATCCAAGAAACGTAAACGCAATCTCGGTTATTTTACCATTGTGGATAAAACGGATGCTGGAAAAGTCAAACAGATGCTTGTCCGGTAA
- the infC gene encoding translation initiation factor IF-3 — MTKKEDKYRVNEGIRSPVVRVVGENIEQGIYNIRDAIRIAESLDLDLVEISPTANPPVCKVIDYKKFLYDQKKKLKEMRAKTAKIIVKEIRLGPNTDDHDFNFKLKHAIKFLQEGAKVKVDVFFRGRSIVYKEQGEIILLRFAHDLTEYGKVEQLPRLEGKRMTLIITPKK; from the coding sequence ATTACCAAAAAGGAAGATAAATACAGGGTAAACGAGGGAATCAGATCGCCTGTAGTACGAGTTGTAGGAGAAAATATTGAACAGGGTATTTATAACATCCGTGATGCAATCAGAATAGCTGAAAGCCTTGACCTTGATCTGGTGGAAATATCTCCGACAGCTAATCCACCTGTTTGTAAAGTCATTGATTATAAGAAGTTTCTTTATGACCAGAAAAAGAAGCTTAAAGAAATGAGGGCAAAGACGGCGAAAATCATTGTTAAAGAGATCAGGTTAGGCCCAAATACAGATGATCATGACTTCAACTTTAAGTTGAAACATGCAATAAAATTCCTTCAGGAGGGTGCAAAAGTGAAAGTCGATGTATTTTTCAGAGGTCGTTCAATCGTTTATAAAGAACAAGGGGAAATTATCCTGCTTAGGTTTGCACATGACCTGACTGAATATGGAAAAGTCGAGCAATTGCCCAGGTTGGAAGGAAAACGTATGACCCTGATCATTACACCTAAAAAATAG